A window of Paenibacillus sp. 19GGS1-52 contains these coding sequences:
- the nrdR gene encoding transcriptional regulator NrdR, producing the protein MKCPYCDHTNTKVLDSRPANENKSIRRRRECELCSKRFTTFEMIEETPLIVIKKDGSREEFSRDKILRGLIRACEKRPVSVERLEVIVSEVEKALRGIALAEIESRQIGELVMEELYPVDEVAYVRFASVYRQFKDINMFMKELKGLLSKSEELEGL; encoded by the coding sequence ATGAAATGCCCTTACTGCGATCATACCAATACCAAAGTGCTGGACTCGCGTCCGGCTAACGAGAATAAGTCGATCCGACGGAGGCGTGAATGCGAGCTGTGCAGCAAGCGTTTTACTACCTTTGAGATGATTGAGGAGACCCCTCTAATCGTTATCAAGAAGGATGGAAGCCGTGAGGAATTCAGCCGTGACAAAATACTGCGCGGTCTAATCCGAGCCTGTGAGAAGCGCCCTGTGTCCGTTGAACGGCTAGAGGTTATCGTGTCTGAGGTCGAGAAAGCGCTGCGCGGTATCGCTCTGGCCGAAATCGAGAGTCGCCAGATCGGCGAGCTGGTGATGGAAGAGCTCTACCCTGTTGACGAGGTCGCCTACGTCCGCTTCGCCTCGGTTTACCGACAGTTCAAGGACATCAACATGTTCATGAAGGAACTGAAGGGACTGCTGTCAAAGAGCGAAGAGCTGGAGGGGCTGTAA
- a CDS encoding alpha/beta-type small acid-soluble spore protein, translated as MSQNNSSNNLVAPKSSAALNQLKFEVAQELGITLSPDGYQGNKTSYENGSIGGYITKRLVTLAEQQLAGQYK; from the coding sequence ATGAGCCAAAACAACAGCTCCAACAACCTGGTAGCTCCTAAATCCAGCGCAGCTTTGAATCAATTGAAATTTGAAGTTGCCCAAGAACTGGGTATTACACTTTCCCCAGATGGGTATCAAGGCAATAAAACATCTTACGAAAACGGTTCGATCGGTGGTTACATCACTAAACGTCTTGTAACCCTGGCTGAACAGCAACTGGCAGGTCAATACAAATAA
- a CDS encoding lytic transglycosylase domain-containing protein: MKWLRKKRVLLLLFVGFTAILFLSTNWMSWFYPIYYKEEIRKHSITYEMDPFLVAAIIRVETNYKTGRESKKGALGLMQLMPDTAKWALEMAKLPDVSLVQLKEKPSENIELGTWYLSNLSRQFEGNRTAVIAAYNAGPGNVKHWLEEGSWDGTEATVKNIPIGETRHYVQRVLYYYDQYTEIYSEF, encoded by the coding sequence ATGAAATGGCTGCGTAAAAAAAGGGTGCTGCTCCTGTTGTTCGTAGGTTTTACGGCAATACTGTTTCTAAGCACAAACTGGATGTCTTGGTTCTATCCCATTTATTATAAAGAAGAGATCCGTAAGCATAGCATTACTTATGAGATGGATCCTTTCCTGGTGGCAGCAATTATCCGTGTTGAGACTAACTATAAGACCGGACGTGAATCCAAAAAAGGAGCACTAGGACTAATGCAGCTTATGCCGGATACGGCCAAGTGGGCACTCGAAATGGCCAAGCTGCCCGATGTCTCCTTGGTTCAGCTGAAGGAGAAGCCGTCTGAGAATATTGAGCTCGGGACTTGGTACCTGTCCAATCTGTCCCGTCAGTTCGAAGGCAACCGCACGGCGGTCATCGCTGCGTATAATGCAGGGCCTGGTAATGTGAAGCACTGGCTGGAAGAAGGATCTTGGGATGGAACTGAAGCTACGGTTAAGAATATTCCCATTGGAGAGACCCGTCATTATGTGCAGCGTGTTCTTTATTATTATGATCAGTACACGGAGATTTATAGTGAGTTCTGA
- the coaE gene encoding dephospho-CoA kinase (Dephospho-CoA kinase (CoaE) performs the final step in coenzyme A biosynthesis.), translating into MIMGLTGGIASGKSTVSTLFVNKGARLVDADAIAREVMLPGSPVLAAAVRYFGNGILLPDGALNRAKLGEIVFKDAEARQVLNDLTHPAIRQEIKDRMYRMEQEEPKRLIIVDIPLLYESRLEDLFQEIVVVYVPPEIQLDRLMERNGLSREQAEGRLAAQMDIEMKRSKASYVIDNSLDLTHTELQVATLWDRLGLS; encoded by the coding sequence ATGATTATGGGCTTAACCGGAGGCATTGCATCTGGAAAAAGCACGGTATCCACACTATTTGTAAATAAGGGAGCAAGACTGGTTGATGCTGATGCTATCGCCAGAGAAGTTATGCTCCCCGGATCTCCGGTGCTGGCTGCTGCCGTGCGTTATTTTGGAAACGGAATTCTTCTGCCAGATGGAGCGCTGAACAGAGCGAAATTGGGTGAGATTGTTTTTAAAGATGCAGAGGCAAGGCAGGTGCTGAATGATCTGACGCATCCGGCGATTCGGCAGGAGATCAAAGATCGCATGTACAGAATGGAGCAGGAAGAGCCTAAACGGTTAATTATAGTTGATATCCCATTACTATATGAATCCAGGCTTGAGGATCTGTTTCAGGAGATAGTGGTGGTGTATGTCCCCCCTGAAATTCAGCTTGACCGCTTAATGGAGCGTAACGGATTATCACGTGAACAGGCGGAAGGACGTTTGGCTGCTCAAATGGACATTGAGATGAAGCGCAGCAAGGCGAGTTATGTGATTGACAATAGTCTGGACCTCACTCATACCGAGCTGCAGGTTGCCACTTTGTGGGACAGGCTGGGTTTATCATGA
- a CDS encoding manganese efflux pump, with protein sequence MLSPFFSLLLLAFALSLDGFGVGITYGLRSMKIPLLSILIISLCSGVVIGVSMQVGVLLAKVVSPHAASAVGAVILVLMGCWSLVQMLMQREREHTNERKLLGNVTESSAAKTWLQASADQGNSAQFIGAAAEEPLKSAVFSLELRHLGIVVQILRTPSSADMDASGSISSMEAMVLGIALSLDAFGAGLGAALLGFNPIWTALMIALFSGSFLMMGMKTGLRFAGSYWMKHAAALPALLLITMGIMKLL encoded by the coding sequence GTGCTCAGCCCATTTTTTTCACTGCTGCTGCTGGCGTTTGCCTTGAGTTTAGACGGTTTTGGTGTTGGCATTACATATGGTTTACGCTCAATGAAGATACCACTGCTCTCGATCCTGATCATCTCGCTTTGTTCAGGTGTAGTCATTGGTGTCTCCATGCAGGTGGGTGTACTGCTAGCTAAGGTAGTCTCTCCACATGCTGCTTCTGCAGTCGGAGCTGTTATTCTCGTCCTGATGGGCTGTTGGTCTTTAGTCCAGATGCTGATGCAGAGAGAAAGAGAACATACTAACGAACGAAAGTTGCTGGGAAACGTTACAGAATCGTCCGCTGCCAAAACGTGGCTGCAGGCATCGGCTGATCAGGGGAACTCAGCCCAGTTTATCGGTGCGGCAGCAGAGGAACCTCTCAAATCAGCTGTATTCTCACTTGAGCTGCGGCACCTGGGAATTGTGGTCCAGATCCTCCGTACTCCATCGTCAGCGGATATGGATGCCTCTGGAAGCATTTCGTCAATGGAAGCGATGGTGCTTGGTATTGCGCTCTCACTGGATGCTTTTGGAGCAGGACTTGGAGCGGCATTACTGGGCTTCAACCCAATTTGGACTGCACTTATGATTGCCCTGTTCAGTGGCTCATTTCTGATGATGGGCATGAAAACAGGACTTAGATTCGCCGGAAGTTACTGGATGAAACATGCTGCAGCGCTACCTGCGTTATTATTAATTACAATGGGAATAATGAAGCTGTTATGA
- the mutM gene encoding DNA-formamidopyrimidine glycosylase, producing MPELPEVETVKRTLNVLVKGKQIEYVTVRLARIIQRPDDIQAFANMLAGHSVVNVERRGKFLRIVLDGLVLVSHLRMEGRYGLFQKNDPLDKHTHVIFHFTDGTELRYTDVRQFGTMHLFQPGEDLRLPPLNKLGQEPLEPAFTPERFKEIVAGKSTKIKSLLLNQEYVVGIGNIYVDESLHRAGIHPEDSAKVLSGEQLDKLYEAIVTTLTEAVNAGGSSVKSYVNGQGESGSYQDQHLIYGRKDQPCVSCGTMIEKTVVGGRGTHYCPNCQRPTTI from the coding sequence ATGCCGGAATTACCGGAAGTGGAAACCGTCAAGAGAACACTTAACGTTTTAGTTAAAGGAAAGCAGATAGAGTATGTAACCGTCCGGTTAGCGCGAATTATTCAACGTCCGGATGATATTCAGGCCTTTGCCAATATGCTGGCAGGTCATAGCGTGGTGAATGTTGAGCGAAGAGGTAAGTTCTTACGTATCGTGTTGGACGGTCTGGTACTCGTGTCTCATCTACGGATGGAGGGGCGGTATGGGCTGTTTCAGAAGAATGACCCGCTGGACAAGCATACACATGTTATTTTTCATTTTACAGATGGTACGGAGCTGCGATACACAGATGTGCGCCAGTTCGGTACCATGCATCTGTTTCAGCCGGGTGAAGATCTCAGACTACCGCCTCTGAACAAGCTGGGGCAGGAGCCGCTGGAGCCTGCTTTTACTCCGGAGAGGTTCAAGGAGATTGTGGCTGGCAAAAGCACGAAAATCAAGTCGCTGCTGCTTAATCAGGAATATGTTGTTGGCATCGGTAATATTTATGTAGACGAGTCGCTGCACCGGGCGGGTATTCATCCGGAGGATAGCGCCAAAGTGCTTTCTGGTGAACAGCTGGATAAATTGTATGAAGCCATTGTGACTACGTTGACAGAGGCGGTAAACGCCGGGGGTTCATCTGTGAAATCGTATGTGAACGGTCAAGGAGAGAGCGGCAGTTATCAGGATCAGCATTTGATTTATGGACGCAAAGACCAGCCGTGCGTTTCCTGTGGAACGATGATTGAGAAGACTGTAGTAGGAGGCCGCGGCACGCATTATTGTCCCAACTGCCAGCGTCCAACTACAATCTGA
- the polA gene encoding DNA polymerase I, with protein sequence MDKLILIDGNNIIYRAFFAMPPLTNTAGQQTNAVYGFTTMLLRLIEEHKPTHMIVAFDAGKVTFRHEGYQEYKGGREKTPPELSEQFPMLKELLRELGVPQFEIASYEADDIIGTISRQADEAGRQVMIVSGDKDMLQLVSEHTTVALIRKGVTDIELYGPEQIREKYDLTPLQIIDLKGLMGDASDNIPGVPGVGEKTALKLLHQFGSVEAVLAGTGELKGKMKEKLEAHADDAVMSKKLATIYREVPLEHSWEDMVFSEIKADTAGPAFAKLEFRSLLERLSLSAYAPAVAGEETEAELEAAALDITIVGVEELAALIAALPGISALHVESNGDNPHRAEVIGLGLSSPERHYFVPFALLQAPEAAKLREWLGDEHAPKSGYDLHRADLALHWQGIAFAGAANDVQLAAYLLDPTEANQNLNDLNAKYGLPRLSADEEIFSKGAKYRIPDLEVLGNHVARKSATVLGIVQRQKQELIETAMTGLFVDLEMPLSRILADMEKQGIAVNKEELKELGKELEEQISKLVTGIYETCGVEFNLNSPKQLGEILFVKLGLPVVKKTKTGYSTDAEVLEKLAPYHDAVRLILQYRTLAKLQSTYVEGLLKEISPQTGKVHTFYRQTIAATGRLSSQFPNLQNIPIRLEEGRKIRKVFVPSEPGWSILAADYSQIELRVLAHISDDENLKEAFLNDMDIHTKTAMDVFGVSAEQVDSNMRRSAKAVNFGIVYGISDYGLSQNLNIPRKEAARFIEQYFEVFKGVRRYMDDIVLEARKNGYVTTMLERRRYLPEINAKNFNLRSFAERTAMNTPIQGTAADIIKLAMVHMDKALFERGLKSRMLLQVHDELVFEVPADELELMKQLLPEVMEGALELSVPLKAEVSFGSNWYEAK encoded by the coding sequence GTGGACAAGTTGATTCTTATAGATGGTAATAACATTATTTATCGCGCATTCTTCGCGATGCCGCCGCTCACGAATACAGCTGGGCAGCAGACGAATGCAGTGTACGGATTTACTACCATGCTGCTTCGGTTAATCGAGGAGCATAAGCCTACTCATATGATTGTGGCGTTCGACGCGGGGAAAGTAACCTTCCGCCATGAAGGATATCAGGAATATAAAGGTGGAAGAGAGAAGACACCACCGGAGCTCTCCGAACAGTTCCCGATGTTGAAGGAGCTGTTGCGTGAACTTGGTGTACCTCAGTTTGAAATTGCCAGCTATGAAGCTGATGATATTATTGGTACCATTTCCCGTCAGGCGGATGAGGCAGGACGGCAGGTCATGATCGTGTCGGGAGACAAGGATATGCTGCAGCTGGTGTCCGAGCATACGACGGTAGCTCTGATTCGTAAAGGGGTTACGGATATTGAACTGTATGGACCGGAGCAGATCCGTGAGAAATATGATCTTACACCACTGCAGATTATTGACCTTAAAGGCCTGATGGGCGATGCCAGTGATAACATTCCGGGCGTGCCGGGTGTGGGTGAGAAGACCGCACTCAAGCTGCTGCATCAGTTCGGATCCGTGGAAGCGGTGCTTGCTGGAACTGGCGAGCTAAAAGGAAAAATGAAAGAAAAGCTGGAGGCCCATGCGGATGACGCTGTTATGAGCAAGAAATTGGCGACCATTTATCGCGAGGTTCCGCTGGAGCACTCGTGGGAAGACATGGTCTTTAGTGAAATTAAGGCGGACACCGCCGGACCGGCTTTTGCCAAGCTGGAATTCAGATCCTTGCTAGAGCGTCTGTCACTGAGCGCTTATGCGCCAGCCGTTGCCGGTGAGGAAACGGAAGCAGAGTTGGAAGCAGCCGCGCTTGATATTACCATTGTCGGCGTTGAAGAATTGGCTGCGCTAATTGCAGCCCTTCCCGGTATATCGGCGCTGCACGTGGAGTCGAATGGGGACAATCCACATCGGGCCGAGGTGATAGGGTTGGGTCTATCCTCACCGGAGCGGCATTACTTTGTGCCGTTCGCATTGCTGCAAGCCCCTGAAGCGGCCAAGCTGCGGGAGTGGCTGGGAGACGAGCATGCACCGAAGAGTGGGTACGATCTGCACCGTGCCGATCTTGCGCTGCATTGGCAGGGAATTGCTTTTGCCGGAGCCGCCAATGATGTACAGCTGGCAGCTTATTTGCTGGACCCGACCGAAGCCAATCAGAATCTTAACGACTTGAATGCCAAGTATGGACTACCTCGCTTGTCAGCAGATGAAGAGATATTCAGTAAGGGCGCGAAATATAGAATCCCGGATCTGGAAGTACTGGGCAATCATGTGGCGCGCAAAAGCGCGACGGTACTCGGTATTGTACAAAGACAGAAGCAAGAACTGATTGAGACGGCGATGACGGGTCTGTTTGTAGATCTGGAAATGCCTTTATCACGCATCCTTGCGGATATGGAGAAGCAGGGAATAGCGGTAAATAAAGAAGAGCTTAAAGAGCTTGGCAAGGAATTAGAAGAGCAAATCTCCAAGCTGGTGACAGGAATATACGAAACCTGTGGTGTAGAGTTTAATTTGAACTCACCGAAGCAGCTGGGTGAAATCCTATTTGTGAAGCTTGGCCTGCCCGTAGTGAAGAAGACGAAGACCGGATATTCTACGGACGCTGAGGTGCTAGAGAAGCTGGCTCCTTATCATGATGCGGTACGCCTGATCTTGCAATACCGTACCCTTGCCAAACTCCAGTCTACGTATGTAGAAGGACTGCTGAAGGAAATTTCCCCGCAGACAGGCAAGGTACACACCTTCTACCGGCAAACCATCGCGGCTACAGGGCGGCTCAGTAGTCAATTTCCGAACCTGCAGAATATTCCGATCCGCCTGGAGGAAGGCCGCAAGATCCGCAAGGTATTCGTTCCTTCCGAACCAGGCTGGTCGATTCTGGCGGCAGATTATTCGCAGATCGAGCTGCGGGTGCTGGCCCATATCTCGGATGATGAGAATTTGAAAGAAGCTTTCCTCAATGACATGGATATTCATACGAAGACGGCGATGGATGTATTTGGAGTAAGCGCCGAACAGGTGGACAGTAATATGCGCCGCTCAGCCAAGGCGGTCAATTTTGGCATTGTGTACGGCATCAGTGACTATGGGCTTTCGCAGAATCTGAATATCCCCCGCAAGGAAGCCGCGCGATTTATTGAACAATATTTTGAGGTGTTCAAGGGCGTGCGCCGCTATATGGACGATATTGTGCTGGAAGCACGGAAGAATGGCTATGTGACGACGATGCTGGAGCGCCGCCGCTACCTGCCGGAGATTAACGCGAAGAACTTTAACCTGCGTTCTTTTGCCGAGCGTACAGCCATGAATACACCGATACAGGGAACTGCAGCGGACATTATTAAGCTGGCTATGGTGCACATGGATAAAGCGCTGTTCGAACGTGGGCTAAAGAGTCGCATGCTGCTTCAGGTTCATGATGAGCTCGTCTTTGAAGTGCCGGCCGATGAGCTGGAACTGATGAAGCAGCTGTTGCCGGAAGTGATGGAGGGTGCATTAGAGCTGTCTGTACCTTTAAAGGCAGAGGTAAGTTTTGGCAGCAACTGGTATGAAGCGAAATAG
- the phoU gene encoding phosphate signaling complex protein PhoU: MIRRKEFDKDLEELRSLLQQMGEHVTDALEGAVVALQTLDTTRAQDIVKADLRLNAMEDRIMEIGSRLIITQQPVAKDLRRILVAFKISNDLERMGDLALDVAKVTMRLQGQHLIKPLVDIPRMAEIVTLMTTDSIQSYLDENTDLAYKMAQDDDQVDQLYSTMINELYTFMLEKPDALSQVIVLTLVGRYIERIGDHATNIGESVVYLVTGKRPDLNQ; this comes from the coding sequence ATGATTCGCAGAAAAGAATTTGATAAGGACTTGGAAGAGCTGCGCAGCTTGCTGCAGCAAATGGGTGAGCATGTTACAGATGCTCTTGAAGGTGCAGTTGTCGCTCTGCAGACCCTGGATACTACACGTGCTCAGGACATAGTTAAAGCAGATTTACGATTAAATGCCATGGAAGACCGAATTATGGAAATTGGTTCGCGGCTGATCATTACTCAACAGCCGGTAGCCAAGGATTTGCGTCGTATTCTTGTTGCGTTCAAAATATCGAATGACCTCGAGCGGATGGGTGACTTGGCGCTAGACGTTGCCAAAGTAACCATGCGCCTGCAGGGGCAGCATTTAATTAAGCCGCTGGTGGATATTCCCCGTATGGCTGAGATCGTTACTCTTATGACTACGGACTCTATTCAGTCTTATCTGGATGAGAACACGGATTTAGCCTACAAAATGGCCCAGGACGACGACCAGGTTGACCAATTATACAGCACTATGATTAATGAATTGTACACCTTCATGCTCGAGAAGCCGGATGCTCTGTCGCAAGTAATCGTACTGACACTGGTAGGTCGGTATATCGAACGGATTGGTGACCATGCTACTAATATCGGAGAGAGCGTTGTTTATCTGGTAACAGGTAAACGTCCGGATCTGAATCAGTAA
- the pstB gene encoding phosphate ABC transporter ATP-binding protein PstB codes for MKSIIDIEKLDLYYDNFHALKSVDLQVPEKQVTAFIGPSGCGKSTLLRTLNRMNDMIPGTRIEGTVNISGKNIYGPEVEVESLRKQVGMVFQQPNPFPKSIYDNVAYGPRLHGVRSKSELDELVEQSLRQSALWEEVKDFLKKSALSLSGGQQQRLCIARALAVQPDILLMDEATSALDPVSTLKIEELVQELRDRYTIVMVTHNMHQAARVSGRTVFFLNGVIVEAADTELLFSNPKDSRTEDYISGRFG; via the coding sequence ATGAAATCCATCATTGACATAGAGAAACTAGATCTCTACTATGACAATTTTCACGCGTTGAAGAGCGTGGACTTGCAAGTTCCTGAGAAGCAGGTAACCGCGTTTATTGGTCCTTCGGGCTGCGGAAAGTCTACACTGCTGCGTACATTGAATCGAATGAATGATATGATTCCCGGCACACGAATTGAAGGAACTGTGAACATTAGCGGCAAAAACATTTATGGTCCTGAGGTAGAGGTGGAGAGCCTGCGCAAGCAGGTAGGTATGGTTTTTCAACAGCCGAATCCTTTTCCAAAATCGATCTATGACAATGTAGCTTATGGTCCGCGCCTGCATGGCGTCCGTTCCAAGAGCGAGCTGGATGAGCTTGTGGAGCAAAGCTTGCGTCAGTCTGCCCTTTGGGAGGAAGTAAAAGACTTCCTGAAGAAATCAGCACTCAGTTTATCAGGTGGCCAACAGCAGAGATTGTGTATTGCTAGAGCACTCGCTGTGCAACCGGATATTCTGCTTATGGATGAAGCGACCTCTGCACTGGACCCAGTATCCACCCTGAAAATTGAAGAGTTAGTCCAAGAATTACGAGACAGGTATACAATCGTTATGGTCACGCATAACATGCATCAGGCGGCACGTGTATCGGGCCGAACGGTATTTTTCCTGAACGGTGTGATTGTGGAGGCGGCGGATACAGAGCTGTTGTTCTCTAACCCTAAGGATTCCCGTACAGAAGATTATATTTCCGGGCGTTTCGGCTAA
- a CDS encoding response regulator transcription factor translates to MAQRLLVIEDEPTLARLLSYNLTQEGYEVTVEDHGTAGYDRATREPFDLIILDLMLPGMNGIDILDKLRGQGIRTPVIVLTAKNAEEDVVRGLKSGADDYITKPFGVSELLARVSAVLRRISGLAEEAQPETAVSASTIILGQLEIYPERYEVSLGGQSINLRPKEFEVLLYLARKPGVVLTRDDLMNAVWGFDYIGGQRTVDVHVSSLRKKLELDPESVHIDSIRGVGYKLVVNKKRTPVV, encoded by the coding sequence ATGGCACAACGATTGCTTGTCATTGAAGACGAACCGACACTGGCCCGACTGCTGTCCTATAATTTAACGCAGGAAGGTTACGAGGTAACGGTGGAAGATCATGGAACGGCAGGATATGATCGTGCAACTAGAGAACCTTTTGACCTGATCATTCTGGATCTTATGCTGCCGGGGATGAACGGGATTGATATTCTTGATAAATTGCGTGGACAAGGCATCCGCACGCCTGTTATCGTACTTACCGCCAAGAATGCGGAAGAGGACGTTGTTCGGGGATTGAAATCCGGTGCGGATGATTATATAACCAAACCCTTTGGCGTCTCTGAGCTTCTCGCCCGAGTTAGCGCCGTGCTTCGCCGGATCTCTGGTCTTGCCGAAGAGGCTCAGCCCGAAACAGCTGTGTCAGCATCAACGATTATTCTGGGACAGCTGGAAATATACCCGGAAAGGTATGAGGTTTCACTGGGTGGACAGAGCATAAACCTGCGTCCCAAAGAATTCGAGGTATTGCTGTATTTGGCCCGTAAACCAGGTGTTGTGCTGACGCGTGACGATCTAATGAATGCTGTATGGGGCTTCGATTATATCGGCGGACAGCGGACAGTTGATGTGCATGTTAGTTCACTTCGCAAGAAGCTGGAGCTTGATCCCGAATCGGTCCATATTGATTCCATCCGCGGGGTAGGCTACAAGTTAGTGGTTAACAAAAAGAGAACTCCAGTCGTTTAA
- a CDS encoding ATP-binding protein, which translates to MKPFRIRLTLILMALIGISMIGAGFTMAHLFKNSHVAALEENMSREIKLLSGTFQFQDMNGTDAITYYTREAERIAKLTNSRITFITKEGKVIGDSEKNPREMDNHSTREEEVIAAKEGIGRAIRYSDTLDEKMLYVAGAVVSDQGFDGFIRLSMNLEAVTEGLNRAWTIMAGGLILLFIAATLVSYKVASSMTSPLEQITRVARRITDLDYDARVPWKRKDEIGQLATAINAMADSLQTQLKTIRDNEDLLQSVLDNMTGGIVMINAEGEIALLNRASERLLDVDNSKMAGHSFRELKRHYELTKLVEEGVARKEPIHEERSIYNPGERIVRLDGVPMIQDGTYRGMLFLLQEVTEIRRLERMRSEFVANVSHELKTPVAAVKGFAETLLGGGVKDEKTANSFLQIIYDENERLNRLIGDILELSKIESKRVQLECSPIHLIEFFDSVLETLSKVAEKKNISLSSTVPAELFIEGDEDKLRQIFMNLLSNAINYTHDGGHVKVSVINHLKPDGTESVIFTVSDTGMGIPRKDLPRIFERFYRVDKARSRSSGGTGLGLSIVKHLVELHRGVISVESDLGIGSSFILELPLLQEEEGE; encoded by the coding sequence ATGAAACCGTTTCGCATTCGTCTTACGCTAATACTGATGGCTCTGATCGGTATTTCCATGATTGGTGCCGGCTTTACAATGGCTCATTTGTTCAAGAATTCTCATGTTGCCGCACTGGAAGAGAATATGTCCCGGGAAATAAAGCTCCTATCGGGTACATTTCAATTTCAGGATATGAACGGGACGGATGCAATCACGTATTATACGAGGGAAGCTGAGCGCATTGCGAAGCTGACGAATTCCCGAATTACTTTTATTACTAAAGAAGGTAAAGTTATTGGGGATTCGGAAAAAAACCCGCGCGAGATGGACAACCATTCCACCCGTGAGGAAGAGGTTATTGCTGCCAAGGAAGGTATAGGTCGCGCAATCCGCTATAGCGACACATTGGATGAGAAAATGCTGTATGTGGCAGGAGCAGTGGTCTCCGATCAAGGCTTTGATGGTTTCATTCGGCTATCCATGAATTTGGAAGCAGTAACTGAAGGGTTGAACCGGGCTTGGACGATTATGGCTGGAGGTTTGATATTGTTATTTATCGCCGCGACGCTTGTAAGCTATAAAGTAGCATCTAGTATGACTTCTCCACTTGAACAGATTACTAGGGTAGCCCGCCGGATTACCGATCTTGATTATGATGCCCGTGTACCTTGGAAACGCAAGGATGAGATAGGGCAGCTCGCGACTGCAATCAATGCGATGGCGGATAGTCTGCAGACCCAGCTGAAGACGATTCGTGATAACGAAGATCTGCTGCAAAGCGTGTTGGACAATATGACAGGCGGTATTGTGATGATCAATGCAGAGGGCGAAATCGCACTTCTGAACCGGGCGTCAGAGCGATTGCTTGATGTTGATAACAGCAAGATGGCTGGCCATTCTTTCCGCGAGCTTAAGCGACACTATGAGCTTACGAAGTTGGTTGAAGAAGGCGTAGCCCGCAAGGAGCCAATTCATGAGGAGCGAAGTATCTATAATCCGGGAGAACGGATAGTACGACTGGATGGTGTCCCGATGATCCAGGATGGGACCTATCGGGGAATGTTGTTCCTGCTGCAGGAGGTAACTGAAATCCGCAGGCTGGAAAGAATGCGTAGCGAATTCGTGGCCAATGTTTCCCATGAGCTGAAGACGCCGGTGGCGGCTGTCAAAGGATTTGCCGAGACGCTGCTTGGCGGTGGAGTTAAGGACGAGAAGACCGCTAACTCTTTTCTGCAAATTATTTATGATGAGAATGAGCGTTTGAATCGTCTGATTGGTGATATTCTAGAGCTTTCCAAGATAGAATCCAAACGAGTACAGCTGGAATGCTCACCTATACATTTGATTGAGTTCTTCGATTCCGTGCTAGAGACGCTCAGCAAGGTAGCTGAGAAAAAGAATATCAGTCTTAGCAGTACTGTGCCAGCGGAGCTATTTATTGAGGGCGACGAGGATAAGCTGCGTCAAATCTTCATGAATCTGCTCTCTAATGCTATTAATTACACGCATGATGGGGGTCATGTGAAAGTATCCGTCATCAACCACCTGAAACCGGATGGTACAGAAAGTGTGATCTTCACAGTCAGCGACACTGGCATGGGAATTCCACGCAAAGATTTACCACGCATCTTCGAACGCTTCTACAGGGTGGATAAAGCAAGGTCTAGAAGTTCCGGTGGCACCGGACTTGGACTCTCTATTGTGAAGCATCTGGTAGAATTGCACCGCGGAGTTATTTCAGTAGAAAGCGACCTGGGGATTGGAAGCTCGTTCATCCTGGAATTGCCCTTACTGCAGGAAGAAGAAGGGGAATGA